A window of Blautia argi genomic DNA:
TTAAATTTACTTTTTACTAGTATATCCTTTATATTATCATTAGGATTAAACTTTTATATTACTCCAGTGTTAAGTGAGCATCTGGGGGATGCAGCATATGGATTTGTGGGAATGTCAAATGATTTCGTTTCATATGCCTCTACAATTGCGGCTGTTTTAAATTCTGTTGCAGCTCGATTTATAACTATAGAAATGTATCAAAAAAACTACAAAAAAGCAAATAAATATTATGTGTCACTATTAGTTGCGAATAGCATATTAGCAGTTGTTTTAGCTATAATTGGTGCGAGTTTTGTAGCTAAAATGGAAAGTATTTTGGTCATTCCAGAATCCTTAAATTCTAGTGTGAAAATAACATTTATATTAACTTTTTTGAATTATATTATTATATTGATAACTACTGTATTTTCTATATGTACATATGTAACTAATAGATTGGATATAGCTGGTTTTAGAAATAGTATATCATATATTATTCGGTTTTTGATTATCGTAGTATTGTTTCACTGCGTTGGTGTTAAAATGTATTATATTGCATTTGCGACAATTATTTCCACTATTTTTTTGGCGATAACTAATATAAAACTTACGAAAAAGTTAGTACCAGAGTTTTCTTTTGATATCAAAAATTTTGATGTTGGTTGTGTTAGAGTGTTGGCTTTATCAGGAATATGGATGGCAATTTCTAATTTGAGTCAGATTTTAATGACTGGTTTAGATTCAGTTATTACAAATAAGATGTTAGGCGCAGATGCAATGGGAATCTTAGGTATTGCAAGGACTATTCCGAATGCAATAATATTGGCTATTTCAACATTAGGAGTAATTTTTACTCCTAATTTTGTGAAGTTATATGCAGAAGGAAAACGAAAAGAGTTGATATTAGCATGTAATAAATCTATTCAGGTTATGGCAATGGTTTTAGGTGTACCAATTGTTGGGGTAATGATTTTTGGTAGCCATTTCTATTCTTTATGGTTACCATATAAAACAATAAATGAAATTGAAATGATACAGATTTTATCCGTGTTGATGATGATGCAATCAGTTTTCAATATGTTGACAATTTCTATTGCTCAGTTAAGCGTAGTTACAAACAAATTAAAAACACCAGTTTTTGTGAGTCTATTTTTAGGGTTTATTAATATTATTATAGTTGTTATTTTAATTAAATATACTAATTTGGGATTGTATGCAGTAGCGGGGGTTAGTTCAATATTGTTTATAGTTCGTTATTTAATCTTTAATCCAGTTTATGCAGCTTATGTTTTAAAAACGAAATGGTATACTTTTTATGGTACGATAGGAAAGAATATTTTATGCTTGCTGCTTCTTACAGTTATTTACAAATTAATAAGTAAATATGTGATATTAATGAATTGGCAAATATTTATTCCTACTATGGCGTTTATAGGAGTAGTAGGTTATATAATTGTTATTTTGCTAAATAAAATTTTAGGAAAAAAGCGTTGTTTTAGTAGAAAGGACAGTGAAAATGTGGGGGAAAATTAAGCGAAAAAAATATTATTTAATTATGCTGGCAATATGTGTGATTCCACGTATTATTCTTTCAAGCCAGGCACTACCTTTCCGTACTCGTGCTGATGAAGTAGGGACACTTGCAGGGACGGCTTATTTGGCAGGTTTTGATTGGTCTGATTTAGTAGGAGAAACTGCCTATTATGGTTTTGGCGCTACGATATTGTTTACTCCTCTATTTTATATTTTTTCAAATCCGATATTAATATATAAACTTATGATAGGGGTATGGGGAATTCTTCAAGCCATGGTTGGTTGTATTGCTTGGAAACTGGGAAGGAAATACTTCAGGATAGAACAAGAACAAAATCTGATGTTTTTATCTATCATTGCATCATATACAGTTGTCACAAGAAATACAGCGTTATTTAATGAAACACCTATTATTGTAGTAATGTGGTTACTAATTTGGTGCCTACTTGAGTTGCTCAATTGTGAGTTTGATTATCATAAAAAAAGAATGATTACGGTCATATTTACATTAATTTTAATATATAGCTTAACTCTGCATACACGTACTTTGATATTCTGGTTAAGTGCAGCAGTTATACAAATAGTTTATTTGGTTACTAAAAAAAGAACATTGTTTTCTATGAGAATATTTTTGATATTAGGAATTCCGGGATATTTATGTGTGAAAAAATTGGTAGATATTCTACAAGATATTATATGGCTGGCAGATAAAAAGACAGGGCTTCCTAATACACAAATTGCAGTTAACGGGATAGAATTGATTTTTTTTCCGGAAAGTTGGCAAGCGTGGCTTAATATTATTATAGGACAGTTAAACACTTTTTCGCTGGTAACAGGTACCGTTGTTTTAGTTGGGTGCGTTTGGATATGTAGAGAGTATTTGCGAGTTATAAAGAATAGGTTTCGAATCGATGCGAAAAAAGTTTCCTATTTTTATGTTTTGAGCTTTGCAGCATGCTGTTTTTTAGGAACTATTTTGGGACAATCTATTTCAGAATGGTTAGGATATGCTGTTGAGGGAATGAAGAATGGAATGGATAATCAAGCATATGGATTAAAGGTATTTACTTATATTCGTTATGCAGGTCCATATTTAGGCGTTATTATATGGGGAATTTTATCTTATATAATAAAGTATAGAGAAGATATAATGAATATTAAAACAGCAACAATTGTAACGTGTTTTGTTACTCATATATATTGGATAGTGTGTATTTTACCATATATATATCATAACCAAGTTACGAATGAGGCTTATTTGCCATTTGGATTTATTAATAATTTAGAGGATTCAACAAGACTAAGAACCTACTTGGCAGGCACAATAGTTATTATTTTTTCAGTAATATTTTTTTGGAATATGATCAGTAGAAAAAAAACAAAATATTTTCTAGGATTTTATATGTGCTTTTTGATTTATCAATATTGTTATGATGGATATTATCAAGACATTATGCAAATGAAGCAGAGTTTTAGTGAAGTAGAAAATACATATGCTGCATTGCAAATCCTAGATAGGAAAAATGAATTACCTGCGAATATTTTGATATGTGACTCGAAAAATTCATCTCATCAAACATCTTATGTTTATCAGTTCTGCTTTTTTGATAAAAAAATTATAACTTTATCAGATATAAATGATAAAAAGATGAGTTATGACAAGGGAATTATTGTTGTTAATAGTGTAGAAATGGCGGATTTGTTAAAACAGAGGGGATACGAAGTGTATACAATCAACTCTGATACAGAAGAGTATCTTGCGACGAATACAGAGGATATTGAGAAAATATTAATAAAAGCTAATTATTCAGTATTGAAATAAGGATAAATTTTGGAGGAGGGAGTGTTCATGAGTTCAAATGTTATTTTGTCAATAATAGTTCCATGCTATAATATTGAACAATATATTTCGAAATGTGTTGAAAGTCTTGTTAATATATCTATAAAAAAGATAGAATTTATATTTGTTGACGATGGATCTTCAGATAAAACATATGATATTTTACTAAAACATAAAGATTCAAGGTTGCATGTATATAGAAAAGAAAATGGAGGACCGAGTTCAGCAAGAAATTATGGTTTGGAAAAAGCTAAGGGCGATTTTATCATGTTTGTTGATGGAGATGATTATGTTTTCCCTCAAAACATTGAGAAAATAATTCAGAAACTGGATTCTTCGAGAGAGTTGGTTTGTTTTAGATATATACGAAAAGAGAAAGATAACATTTTTGAAAATATACAAGATAATATTAATGTATGTAGTGTAAAGAAAATTAGAAATGGAATATTGAATGTAGATTCGACTTATATAAAAAAACTAATTAAAGAAGGATACCAGTTTCATGGTCCATGGGTAAAGTGTTATTCAAAAAAAATCATAGATGACTTTACCATTAGATTTCCGAATGATTTGAAATGGGGAGAGGATATATGTTTTAATTTGAAATACCTTTCTCATATTAGTCAAATATGTTTAGTTCCATTGGTAGGATATTTTTACAGAACTAATGAAAGTTCATTGATTTTGTCATATTATCCAGGTAAAGGGGAGCAAATGAAAAAATTGGTTGAAAACGTGTGGGAGATAGTAGAAAAAACAGAATTAGAGGAAAAATACAAATATTTTGCTGCACGGCAATATTTGTATATATTGCAAGAAGAAATATGTCACCCTATGAATAAAGAGAAGTATTCGGTAAAAAGAAAAAAAGCTTGGGAAATAATACAAGAAAATAATCTTTTTAAAGATGCAATATATACGCTTAAATTGAATGAAATGGATAAAAAACCAGCAATTTTAGTGTTACTATTGAGGATAAAATGTTTTTTTCTGATATATATCTTGTTCAATTTTAAGTTTTACATTGCGTCTAAAAGAAAAAAATGAATTACAGCAAATTTAAAACTATTATTTAACTAAATAAAAGAAAGGTTAAAAAGAAATAGATTATGAAGATTATTACATTTTATTTACCGCAATTCCATACGTTTCCCGAAAATGATGAGTGGTGGGAAAAGGATTTACTGAATGGAAGAATGTAAAAGGTGCATTTCCGCAATATAAGGGACATTATCAACCAAGAATACCTTTGAATGATAATTATTATGATTTGACAGATACAAATGTATTGAAGTGGCAAGCTAAATTGGCGAGAGAAAATGGAGTGTATGGTTTTTGTTTTTATCATTATTGGTTTGATGGAAAATTGTTAATGGAGAAGCCAATGGAAAATTTATTAAATGATCCGACGATTGAAATTAATTATTGTATTTGCTGGGCTAACGAAACATGGACAAAGGCATGGGCACAACATAGTAAAGAGATTTTAATTCAGCAAACTTACAGTAATGAAAAGGAGTGGGATAGACATTTTAATTATCTTCTACCTTTTTTTAAAGATAAAAGATATATTCGTATGAATTCTAAACCCATTATGGTTATTTATCGACCAGAACAGATAGAAAATTTAGAAAACATGCTTACATATTGGAATAATAAAGCAAAGGCTGAAGGTCTGGAAGGATTATGCTTTATATCTCAACAAAGTGAATATAATATAGAAACAGATTCCGCAGGGTATTTATTTGATTATGGAATAGAATATCAGCCAGATAGAGCAATGAAAAGTTTACAGGTACAACTACCAATGTTAATAAAAAGAGGATTAAATAGGGCATTTATTAAATTTGGATTTAAAAGAACTAAATACTCTACAT
This region includes:
- a CDS encoding oligosaccharide flippase family protein, with protein sequence MNVKQMRLNLLFTSISFILSLGLNFYITPVLSEHLGDAAYGFVGMSNDFVSYASTIAAVLNSVAARFITIEMYQKNYKKANKYYVSLLVANSILAVVLAIIGASFVAKMESILVIPESLNSSVKITFILTFLNYIIILITTVFSICTYVTNRLDIAGFRNSISYIIRFLIIVVLFHCVGVKMYYIAFATIISTIFLAITNIKLTKKLVPEFSFDIKNFDVGCVRVLALSGIWMAISNLSQILMTGLDSVITNKMLGADAMGILGIARTIPNAIILAISTLGVIFTPNFVKLYAEGKRKELILACNKSIQVMAMVLGVPIVGVMIFGSHFYSLWLPYKTINEIEMIQILSVLMMMQSVFNMLTISIAQLSVVTNKLKTPVFVSLFLGFINIIIVVILIKYTNLGLYAVAGVSSILFIVRYLIFNPVYAAYVLKTKWYTFYGTIGKNILCLLLLTVIYKLISKYVILMNWQIFIPTMAFIGVVGYIIVILLNKILGKKRCFSRKDSENVGEN
- a CDS encoding glycosyltransferase family 2 protein; protein product: MSSNVILSIIVPCYNIEQYISKCVESLVNISIKKIEFIFVDDGSSDKTYDILLKHKDSRLHVYRKENGGPSSARNYGLEKAKGDFIMFVDGDDYVFPQNIEKIIQKLDSSRELVCFRYIRKEKDNIFENIQDNINVCSVKKIRNGILNVDSTYIKKLIKEGYQFHGPWVKCYSKKIIDDFTIRFPNDLKWGEDICFNLKYLSHISQICLVPLVGYFYRTNESSLILSYYPGKGEQMKKLVENVWEIVEKTELEEKYKYFAARQYLYILQEEICHPMNKEKYSVKRKKAWEIIQENNLFKDAIYTLKLNEMDKKPAILVLLLRIKCFFLIYILFNFKFYIASKRKK
- a CDS encoding glycosyltransferase WbsX family protein, with protein sequence MGKGFTEWKNVKGAFPQYKGHYQPRIPLNDNYYDLTDTNVLKWQAKLARENGVYGFCFYHYWFDGKLLMEKPMENLLNDPTIEINYCICWANETWTKAWAQHSKEILIQQTYSNEKEWDRHFNYLLPFFKDKRYIRMNSKPIMVIYRPEQIENLENMLTYWNNKAKAEGLEGLCFISQQSEYNIETDSAGYLFDYGIEYQPDRAMKSLQVQLPMLIKRGLNRAFIKFGFKRTKYSTYTFNYDKVWKTVLHTLPQNEKSIPGAFVDWDNTPRYKEYARIFDGYTPEKFEKYLEQQIIHARNEYKKDMIFMFAWNEWGEGGYLEPDEKYGEKTLKAIKTALINTNEFPY